A stretch of the Zeugodacus cucurbitae isolate PBARC_wt_2022May chromosome 6, idZeuCucr1.2, whole genome shotgun sequence genome encodes the following:
- the LOC105213953 gene encoding general odorant-binding protein 57c: MYQFGAHEKHATTITISSGKGMSLSGLTWSVFLVVFVVLVLPPAAVTLTPTAPSRSFMEACQVKHNVTLEELDEFPTDPNPDEIDMKFKCYADCLLNGMGFMDKNGKLDAEAMHEWGILDDESYDNMLECKAANDLEDDPCEYSFGMMLCARMLSSEEEESSGELDVEGDEK; the protein is encoded by the exons ATGTATCAATTTGGTGCGCATGaaaaacatgcaacaacaataacaataagcagCGGCAAAGGAATGTCATTAAGTGGACTCACTTGGTCGGTGTTTTTGGTGGTGTTTGTGGTGTTGGTGTTGCCACCTGCTGCGGTGACATTG ACACCAACGGCACCCAGTCGTAGTTTCATGGAAGCCTGTCAAGTAAAACACAACGTCACCTTGGAGGAACTAGATGAATTCCCTACCGATCCAAATCCGGATGAAATCGATATGAAATTCAAATGTTATGCTGATTGTCTGCTCAACGGCATGGGTTTCATGGACAAAAATGGCAAGCTGGATGCCGAGGCAATGCATGAATGGGGCATACTGGATGATGAGAGCTACGATAATATGCTCGAGTGTAAGGCAGCCAATGATTTGGAGGATGATCCGTGTGAATATAGTTTCGGCATGATGTTGTGTGCGCGTATGCTGAGCTCTGAAGAAGAAGAATCCAGTGGTGAATTAGATGTGGAGGGGGATGAGAAATGA